The genomic window TTAACTGATAAGAAAGTAATTTACTGGGTTCAATGTTGACTTGATATTGGCGAACACTACCGCCAAAAGATAAAACATCAGTTACACCATCTACTGGCATAACCAATAATTTCACTAGCCAATCATTTAAACTTCTTAAGGTCATTGAGTTATAACCCGCCTCTTTGTCAGCAATGAGTAAGTACTGAAAGACCTGACCTAAGCCTGAGGTATTAGGTCCCATTGCAGGTGAACCAATGCCTTGAGGGATTAGTGCTTTTGCCGCTTGTAGCCGCTCAAATACTAATTGACGAGCAAAATATATATCGGTGCCTTCTTTGAATACCACAGTAACGCCAGATAACCCTGTTTTTGATATTGACCGTACCTGTTTAACATCAGGCAAAGCATACATCACCGCTTCAATTGGGTAGGTGATGAGTTGCTCTACTTCTTCAGCGGCTAAGCCAGGTGCTTCGGTATTTATCGCTACTTGAACATTAGTGACATCAGGAAATGCATCTAGATTCAAATTTGGAATGGCAATAATAGCGGCTGCCATGGTGGTGATGAGTGCAATAACCACCAGTAGCCGATTATCTATCGACCAATCAATCATTTTATTTAACATCGTGTTATTCCTCATTAGTGGCCGTGTGGATCAAATCCACTTTTCGCTATTTCTGAAGCCACAAAAAAGGCACCTTGGGTAACCACTCTTGTGTTGGCGGCAATTCCGATGATTTGACGGTAATTGCCTAAAGGCTGACCTAATTCAACTTCAACAGCCTCAAATTCACCCGGATGGTCTTCAACAAAGACAGTCCAATCGCCATCAGCCCCACGCATTAAGGCTGTTTCGGGCACTGCGATTACGGCAGCTTGCGTGTCAAATTGAAAGTTAACATCTACAAACATCCCTGAGTGTAATGAATCATCTTTATTTTCGACAGACAACCTAACAATTCTCGTACGGGTTGTTGGGTCGATTGTATGGGCTTCTTGAATAACCAAAGCATGATAAGTTTGGCCAGCAAACTCTATTTCAGCCCTTGTCCCCGCGGGTAAGTTTAGTTTTTTGTTGGGTGAAACACGCGCCTCTACCCATAAGCTTTCTTCGTTTGCCAAAATCATAATTTGTTCACCGGGGGTGACTCGCTGTCCTTGTGAAAAATCATCACTTAATACCGCTCCTCCGCGCTGCGCTACTAAGGTATATTCACCTAAGGTTGATGAATTGTTTTTAACAATATCTTCAATAGCGTTTTTTGTTAGCCCAAATGCGGTCAAACGGCTAAAAGCGGCGATGTAATCAGTCTCACTTTTTAGTAAAAGACTCTCGCTTAAGGTACCCTTAGTTAATTTTTTTGCCCGTTGCCATTCACTATACGTTACTCGATAATTAGCTTGTGCTGCAGCAACAGATTCACTAAATAACGTGACTAATGGTTGGTCTTTTTCAACATGTTCACCTAAGGTCGCATGACGACTTATTACCACTGACTCTGTGCGTGGTGAGACGATATAACTGGTGTAACCATTCGCTTTTATTTCTCCTGGGGCATAAACACGTCGTGCGAAAATCTTGGGTGTTAGCATCGATACTTTAATATTTGCGAGTGTTAATTGTGCCGTGGTAAAGCTAACCCCTGCTTTGTGCGTGTCTTCGGTGATTTCGACAGCAAGAGCAGGAATAGTTAAGGTGGTTAAACCATAAAATAAAACATTCAGTAGCTTTAATGGCTTTGGTTTTTTATTGGTGTTGATCATTGTTATCTCTTAATTTAAAGGTAAACGTTGCAACAACACTAAATTCAATATTTAGTGTTAAGTAAACTTGTTGCGAAAAATTGTTATAAAATTAAATTAAGCGATGGGGGGCGTATAAGTTGTTCTATAAAGTTGATATTGATATCGATAAGATAAAAATATTGATTGGGAATTAATAGCTTAGTGACAGTCGAAGTTGATTTTTTTGTTAAAAACCATTGGCTGTGTGAACCTTGACAGTGCCCACAATGATGACAGTCTTTGACGTTATGTTCAGTATCAGAGCTTGCATTAAGTCGCGCTTGATTGTCAACTTCATGAGAATGTTCAGTTTGTAAATGTTGAGCGTCAAGCTGATGATTATTGTCTGAATTAGCCACAGCAACAAACGATTGCAAGGCAATCGATAGTACTATTAAAAAGCCAAGCCAAATGTTTTTCATTTTTACTGCATTCTTCAATTTACAAACAGAGACTGGCGGATGCTAAGCTAAATCATATTCTTAGTCAATAATTAGCGAATCAGTGTCTATAACTTCTGGGTTTTTGAACACCTAAATAGCGAAAGCAATAACAACTAACCTACCCCAGCAAGTGATGTAAAATGCCCGCTTAATTTTTCTAAGTTGCCGACAGGCAAATATACTGTCGACAATGGTGAATATTCTCGAAACATCCTAGTCGCTATTGGTAAGGGCAGTAATGTTGATTCTACAGAAGTATCTGAAATTATCTCTATTGTGGGCAACTCTTTAGTTAGTATCGATACCACATCGGTAGAATCTCCTTCAGTTGTAGCTGCTCCATAGTCACGTTTTTGCCGACCACTCAGTGTTAACTGTTCATCACTTCCACTAAAGTGAACAACATTGACTCATGTGCTGTTGCTTATAAGTGCACGGCTATTTGTCATAGTACTTACGCAATATTGAATTTAAGGTTACGCTATGCTTTTTTACACTATATATATTAAGAGGTAATACTTTGCTACAGCGGACTTTATATTTATTACGCCATGGTGAAATTGCTACACCGGGTATTTTAGCGGGTAAAACAGATGTCGCACTTTCTGAACAGGGCTTGCAACAGCTGTGGGACGTTAGCCAAAAATTACCTGAGATATCCTTTTGTATCAGTTCACCTTTGCAACGTTGTCAGGTGTTTGCCAAAGCATACTCATTAAAATACAGCATTAATCTCCAATTAAGCGATAACCTTAAAGAAATGAATTTTGGTGATTGGGATGGAAAAACCTATCAAGCCTTGTGGCAGATAAAAGCCAGTGCGGTGCAGCCTTCACTGGGTGATTTTTGGCAAAACCCTTGGCAGCATACTGTGCCTAATGGTGAAGCTATGGCTGATTTTGTCAAGCGTGTCGATACTTGGTGGCAAGAATGGCTCGCAGACGCACCCGAAGGAAATACCTTGGTGGTTGCGCATGGCGGTGTTATCAAACACTTAATTGCGCGTGTACTTAATTTGCCTATGCCGGGCACGGTTCATATGAGTCATATTGATATTCCTTATGCGGGGCTAGTTAAAGTTAATATTTATACTGATGATAGTGGCGTTGATTGGCCAAAAATAGTGTGGTGATAAGTTACCTCGATAAGTCAATGAATTCGGTGTTATTGGCAATTAAACCTTGCTATTTTTAGTGAGCAGACGATAATCTCCAAACAAAATTATATAACTCATTTTTAATGTGGGAATGTGGTGAAAAACCGCAACTGTACCCGCAACTGTAAAAGCCTTTTAGTGGTAGTTAATAACCATAAAGCTTAAGTCAGGATACCCATTAATTTAGAGTCATTTGCCTATCAAAATGACAGGCAAAACCAACAAAGTCGAGCGGGTTTACTCGAACATTGTATTGTCGACTCTTGAGTTTTCATATACTAAGAGATTGATTGTGCTCTGTTTGATGCTCCTTAAGTGTCAATAGTATGTGAGTAGCAATTTTTGAATAGTCGCCAGGAACAATCCTCATCAATAAATACCGCTAATACCGCATTGCTTTCAGTGCAGCATCTTTCTTGGCATGCCGACAGCCAACTTATTTTAGATGATATTTCTTTCACCATTAAAAAAGGCAGTTTTACTGGTATTTTAGGGCCTAATGGTGCCGGAAAGTCTAGCTTACTTCGCTGCTTATATCGTTACGTAAAACCTGATTCTGGTTTGGTGCAATTTAATCAAAAAGATATTTGGCAAAAGTATGACGCCTATCAATATGCGCAAGATATCGCTGTAGTTTTACAAGAAACACCCACCCATTTTAACTTAACTGTTCATGACGTTGTTGCGCTGGGTTTACTGCCACACAAAGGTCTATTTACCCGTGAACAAGCCAGCGACCGACTCAAGATAGACCGTGCTATTAAGCAGGTTGGCTTAGTGGATAAAAACTTACAAAATTTTGAACATTTATCCGGTGGAGAAAAACAACGCGCACTTATAGCTCGTGCTATCGTGCAAACGCCCAGCTTACTTATTATGGACGAGCCAACCAGTCATCTTGATGTTCGCTATCAAATTCAGGTTATTGAATTAGCTAAATCGCTAGGCATCACGGTTATTGCGTCTTTTCATGATTTAAACCTTGCCAGTGCGATGTGCGATCAACTGCTGGTGTTAGATAAAGGTAAACTGGTTGAGCAAGGGTCACCACAAGCGGTGATCACCTCTGAAATGTTATCAAATGTATTTGGTGTCTGCGCGCAAGTTTCTCTTCATCCACAACATAAGGTTCCTCATATTTCTTATTTCTATGGCTACGATACTCAAGAAAAAACGGCAGAAAGTAGAGCGTTACCTCATGTTTAAGGTCAATCATTCGGGGATTATTTTTCTAACCTTAGCTTTCGGTGTTATCAGCTTTATTGCGTCGTTATCTTTAGGTGCGGCAGATATTAGTTTTAGCGATGTTACTTCGAGTCTACTGGCTAGTTTATCCACAGATAAAGACGCGAGCGAGGTGATTTTTTATGAGCGTATTATTTGGGAATTACGTATGCCGCGCGCTATTTTAGCTTTTTTAGCGGGTTGTGGCTTAGCGGTTTCTGGGCTGATTTTACAAACGGTAACGCGAAATCCCTTAGCTGACCCTTATCTTTTTGGTATTTCTTCAGGGGCTTCTTTAGGAGTCGTTATATCTATTGTTTTATTGGGCAGCACTATTTCTGTTGTAACACCTGTCGCGGCTTTTGCGGGCAGTTTAGTGGCGATGCTAATGTTGCTAATGATCTCTGGTCGTCGGCAAAGTCAACAAGTTGAATCTATGCTATTGGCTGGCGTAGCGTTATCGTTTTTGTTCAGCTCGTTTACTAGCTTGTTACTTTATCATACCGATCCACAAGCGGTTACGGCGATATTATTTTGGACTATGGGCAGTTTTTCGCGTGCGCAATGGTCTATTTTATGGTTTCCCGCGGTCGTTATTATTAGCTGTGTCATTATGATGTTAGCGTATCGACGCCAACTGAATGCAATGTTGTTAGGCGATGAAAGTGCTACAACCTTAGGTATTAATGTTAACCGCTTTCGCTTAGTGATGTTGGTACTGAGTTCACTGATCACCGCAACGTTAGTCTCTTTGTGCGGCGGTATAGGCTTTGTTGGCTTGATGATACCCCATATTGTACGATTTTTTGTTTCTCAAGGCACTGTTTTTGGCATTATGTTAACCGCTTTAGTCGGTGGTGTTTTTATGATTTGGGTGGATGTATTATCGAGAGTTGTACTAGAAAACCAAGAGCTACCCGTAGGTGTTATCACTTCTGCTTTGGGGAGCTTATTCTTTTTATCCTTGTTGTACTTTCGCAAAAATAAAGCTTAAAGGAGCTATTGATGAACTTTGCTATTAAAAAAGTAACTGATGTGTTTAATCAACAGATCCAGTCGACTATCGATGGAAAAACTAAACCACTCGGCGCATTAGGCCAACTAGAAGATACCGCTAAAATTATTGCCGCTGTGCAGTTATCAATAGTAAATACTGACCAACAATCATTGAGTATTAAACATCCTAGTTTATTCATATTTGCCGGTGATCACGGTGTCGCAGCGCAAGGTGTTTCTATTGCACCGAGTGAAGTGACCTCACAAATGGTGGCTAATTTTGCCAGCGGTGGCGCGGCGATTAATGTCTTTTGTAAGCAGCTTGGTTGGCAGTTAAGTGTGGTAGATGCGGGTATTTTATCGCCAATTGATAATTGCTCAGGCGTTATCAATCAACGTTTAGGCAATATCACCGCACCATTAAATATCGCACCAGCGATGAGTCTAGCGCAAGTTGAACTCGGTTTTGAAAAAGCGACTGCTTTGGTTAAATCAGTTCATGAAAAAGGCTGTAACTTAATTGCTTTTGGTGAAATGGGAATTGGTAACACCACTTCTGCCGCAGCTATTATGGCGGCTGTTATGGGGATTCCAGCCAGTGAATGTGTTGGTCGAGGTACTGGCGTTAGTGATGAAATAGTAAAAATAAAACAACAGGTCATTGAGCAAGCATTAGTGCTTCATCAAGGAAATCTAAACAGCCCTAAAGAAATTTTAGCGTCTTTAGGCGGTTTTGAAATCGTACAAATTACCGCCGCTATGTTAGCAGCGGCCGAACAAGAAATGCTTGTTGTTGTTGACGGTTTTATTTGTACTGCCGCCGCTATGCTCGCTATCAGCATTAATAAAAACGTTAAAGATTATATGATTTTTGCTCATTGCTCGGGTGAGCAAGGTCATCAAAAGATGCTTAGCCATTTGCAGGTTAAGCCGTTATTAAATTTATGCTTACGCTTAGGGGAAGGCACAGGCGCTGCATTAGCACTGCCATTAATTCAGGCAGCTGCGGCTTTTTATAATGATATGGCAAGCTTTACTCAGGCGCAAGTGACTGATGTTACGGGTGCTAACACTAACAAAGCTGAAGATTAAATGACTAAGCAAACACGCTGGCAACAATGCCAACAACAATACTATTTGTTGTTACTTGCTTTAAGTTTTTTTACTCGTATACCGGTGCGTTTACCTGAGGTGGTAAAACCTGAAATGCTCCATCAAGCGAGCCGATATTTTGCCTTAATTGGTTTATTTATTGGTGTGATCACCGCCTCTATTTTAGTATTGTTGGCGAGCTTTTTACCCATTTCTTTAGCGGTACTCATTTCTATGGCGGTGAGCTTATTGCTTACCGGCGCTTTTCACGAAGATGGTTGGGCTGATGTTTGGGATGGCTTCGGTGGTGGTTGGACCGTTGAACAAAAGCTAAACATTATGAAAGATAGCCGTTTAGGGACTTATGGCGCAGCCAGCTTGTTTTTCATTTTAATGATCAAATATCAGAGTTTAGTGTTATTAAGTAGCCATAGCAGCAATCCTTTATTAGCACTTTCTGTGGCATTGATTATAGCGCATACCTTAAGCCGGGCCGTCAGTACCAGTTTAATCTTTAGCATGGCTTATGTTAGCGAAGATGCACAATCAAAAGTTAAACCTTTAGCGCAGCATTTATCTCTAAAAGGCTTGTTAATCTTATTAATCACCGCAGCGTTGGTGATATTTAGCTTATTACCAGCATTGCATTGTTTAGCACTAATAGGGGGCTTATGGGTAATGCGTCTTTTATTAATATTTTGGTTTAATCGTCAATTAGGCGGTTTTACTGGTGATTGTTTAGGAGCGGCGCAACAAATTTTAGAAGTGGCGGTTTATATTATTTTACTGGTCTTGGCGTCTCCTGCAACAACATTTTTGACGGAGGCCGGCCTATGAAAATTAGTGATGCTAATACACTTCATTTAATTTTAGGCGGCGCACGCTCAGGTAAGTCGAGCCTCGCCGAAAGTATTGCCAAACAGGCGGAGTTAGCCGGGCTAACGATATGTTATCTCGCTACGGCGCAAGCCCATGATGAAGAAATGAGCGCACGTATTTTACAGCACCAAGACGAGCGTCCTCAACATTGGCAACTGCTTGAGTCGCCTTTGTATTTAGCTGAGGCACTTCAACAAGCATTACAAAGCAGTGATTGTGTGCTGGTTGATTGCTTAACACTGTGGCTCAGTAATTGTTTGTGCCATCAAGATAGCGAGTTTTATCGCCAACAAAAGTCACTGTTTATCGAATTTATAACGCTTTTTATTAGTGATACCAGCACTTATCAATCAAAAAAACTTATTTTTGTTAGTAATGAGGTTGGGCATGGCATTGTGCCTATGGGTGAGCTGTCGCGACAATTTGTCGACCAAGCGGGTTGGCTGCATCAAGAACTGGCGACATTAGCTAAGCAAGTCGATTTTGTCATTGCTGGATTACCACTGACATTAAAAAGTGACGCGTTGATTAGTCAAATATCGGAACAACAAAACTAATGAAAACATTAATGGTGCAGGGCACCACCTCTGACGCTGGAAAGAGTACCTTGGTGGCTGGTTTATGCCGAGTATTTGTAAATTTAGGTTATAAAGTTGCACCGTTTAAGCCACAAAACATGGCTTTAAATAGTGCTGTTACTAGTGATGGTGGTGAAATTGGTCGGGCGCAAGCACTGCAAGCGATTGCCGCAAAGATTGCACCACGTGTTGATTTTAATCCGATATTACTTAAACCTAATAGCGATACGGGGGCACAAGTGATTGTTCATGGTCGAGCCATATCAAATATGGAGGCGACCAGCTACCACGACTATAAAAAAGTAGCGATGGATGCTGTTCTTGAATCACATCACCGTTTAGCGAAAGAGTTTCAGCTGCTAATGGTTGAAGGGGCAGGTAGCCCCGCAGAGATAAATTTACGCGCTAATGATATTGCTAATATGGGCTATGCCGAAGCCGTTGATTGTCCAGTGATCCTCGTTGCTGATATCGATCGGGGTGGTGTTTTTGCTCACTTAGTGGGGACACTCGAGCTATTATCACCTTCAGAGCAAAACCGCGTGAAAGGTTTTATAATTAATCGCTTTCGTGGAGACATTAACTTATTAACGTCTGGACTTGATTGGTTAGAAGAGAAAACGGGTAAGCCAGTATTAGGGGTATTACCTTATTTACACGACTTAGCACTTGACGCTGAAGATGCCGTTGCGATTGAAAACAAGGTTGAACAAGCCAAAATAAATATTGTTGTACCGTTATTACCGCACATAAGTAACCATACCGACTTTGATACGTTACGCTTGAACCCGGAAATAAATTTACGCTATGTTAAAATGGGCGAGCGGATAAACAATTGTGACTTAGTGATTTTACCCGGCAGTAAAAATGTTATTTTTGATCTGCAATTTCTTAAAGAACAAGATTGGCAAAGCGATATAGAACGTCATTTGCGCTACGGCGGTAAAGTGTTTGGTATTTGCGGTGGCTATCAAATGCTTGGGCAAACTATCAGCGATCCTGAAGGTATTGAGTCAAGGATTGAGGCGATAACCGGCTTAGGTTTACTCGAACTTACCACTGAATTAACCGCAGAAAAAAAATTAGCACAAGTCTCTGCCACTATGACCTTGGGCAGTAAAAGTTGTCAGGTCAAAGGTTATGAAATTCATTGTGGTGTTTCTACCATGACGGCTATTGATAATAAAACGCCTGTGCCTCTGTTGTTCAATAAAAGTGACAATCAGACCAGCGATGGTTGTGTTTCAAATGATAATCAAATAGCGGGTACTTACCTACATGGTATTTTTGATGAAGGGGCTGCGACACAATTATTAGTTGACTGGTTAGACAGTAACAATGACATCCAGCGGACGATTAATCTTGATGAACACCGAGAGCAACAGCTTGAACGTTTGGCTAATGTTTGCCAGCAATACCTAAAAATATCAGCGATTGAAGATATTATTAACAACAGCAAAACGACCACACCCTAGTGCTTGAAAAGCGCCTCTTAAAAAGTAAAAGGCTTAATAAAATGACAAAAAGATTTATATCCTTCGCCGTAATAAGCTTATTGCTGATAGTCATACCCAGTAAAAGTTTTGCTGAGCAATCGGCAAAGCGCATCGTTGCCTTAGCGCCACATATTGTTGAAATGTTATTTGATATTGGTGCTGGCGATAAAATAGTCGGTGCGGTTGCCTATTCCGATTATCCTAAAGCGGCGCTAGATATTCCGCGTGTTGGCAGCTATCACGGCATGCAAATAGAAAAATTATTGGCATTGAATCCTGATTTAGTTATTGTTTGGAAGTCAGGCAACTCGCAAAGTGACATTGATAAAATGAAACGCTTAGGACTAAAAATTGTTTTTAGTAATCCAGTAGATATTGCGGATGTTGCCACTGAATTACGTTATTTTGGCGGTTTAACCGGACATCAACAGCAAGCAGAAAGTGTCGCGTTAGCTTATGAACAACGTTTAAAAAAATTACGGCTCGATAATAAAACTAAGCAAGCCATCCCTGTTTTTTATCAACTGTGGTCAGAGCCAATGATGACCATTAATGGCACAACTTGGATAAATCAGTTAATTGAAGTGTGCCAGGGAGTGAACGTTTTTAAGGATAACCCGACGCCTTATCCAAAGATAAGCACGGAAAACGTTATTGTTGCCCAGCCGCACTTAATGATTTTACCGGATGAAAACTCCGATAAACCACAACCCATTATTGACTGGCAAAAATGGCCAGAAATACCCGCGGTGAAAAACAATAAGTTTATTCACGTTGATGCAGATTTATTACATAGATTCAGTACCCGAATGTTAAGTGGTGTTGCAGATATGTGTGAAAAAATTGATCAGCAAAGATAGCGGTTCAATTTACTGAGCTGATTGATGATTTATCTATCATCTCAGTAAATTAAAGGCTAAGCCGATGATAATTTTGCGCAGCCCCAGCAATGGTAATTACCACGGGAAGTAATGCTTTTTATTGAGCTTAATTTAAGTCTAATATGTTGTCATTACACGATAAAGTCTTGATGAATTAGACTTCTCATATTACATCGAGCTACGAGTCATATCACCGCAGGTTATTCATCTTAAATAGCAAAGTGATATAACAAAAAATACCTGCTGAGTTTAGCTACTGCATTAGTTCTGCAGACGTAATTGCTATGATATAAGATTCAACAAGTTATTGGCCGGTTAACAGCAAGAGACACTTGATATAACGTTAAATAAGGTCGTTCTCGTAGTCATACGGGTGAATGCAATTAAACCCGTTAATATTGTGCGTTAACTAACACTTAATATAGCACTGAGTAAAAATAAAAAAGGGCACATAAATATGTGCCCTAAATCAAATTACTTCTTAATGTCTTACCTTTAAGCGAATCTTATTCAATAAAGGCAATGGCAGATGGGTTTAATTCTGTTGCAAGTCTTGGAAATGCTTTAAGGTTAGTTTCAGTATTTATAACATCAACGCCTGGCTTCTCTGGATTGCTTACGCTAAGCCAAAGAAAGTTTGCAGCATCTAAAGCAATATAGCTAATTTGTTCAGTACCCGTAGCCGCTACCTTTTCATTAGCAATAACACCCGTTGTTGGATTGAAGATATAAACCGTTGAAAGCTCATAATAACTTGGCGTAAAAAATGTTTCACTGGCAACAAAATAGCCTTTTGTTTCGGATACAACGACGCTTGAACCAATAAAAGCACCGGTATTATTTTCAATATCTGCAGCAGACAAAACACTGCTCAAGTTATAATCACTTGTCGCTATCGCTTCGATGCGACTAGAGGTTAAGTCAGTACTGCTATATGAGTTACGTGTTGTAACATATACCGTATCGCCTTGACTCACTATACTATGACCCAGTGGGTTTAAGCCTTGAAGCGGAATACCTTTAAGATTATCATTTTCATCAGCATTTGTTTCAATCTCTTGGTCTGTCGCTGTATCAAAAACGGCTACATAAGCTGTGTTTGGTGAAAAAGAGTCTGATAAACGTTGCATAGCAATAAACAGTTTACCGTCAGCAATTGTCGCAGAGGCAGGGTTTGGTGTGCCATTACTATTGTTATCAGCGATGTAGCTAGATAGATCTAATTGACCTAATTTGAAATCTTCAAATTGTGTTGCCTGAGGATTAACAATCCAAACTTTGTCTGAACCGTAACGTAAAAGATAAGCTTTGCTTTCATTGACCGACACTAAGTCATAGGGATTACGAGTATTTGAATCGCCGGTATCTTGGGTTGTATATGACCAAACTTCTGTATCAAGGGCATCAGCATTATATTTTGAAATAGAATCAATGTTATAACGGCCAATGTGAAAAACGTCTTTATTGTAGCTACGAACAGTATAGTCAGAGGCATCTTTAATATAATAGCCTTTGGTGACTTGCTCTGTAATTGGGTCTAAGGTCACAACTTCAGAGCCTGAAAAATCAGGTGCAACTGTTTGAACAACCGCGAATGATGGTGTGTCTTTCACATCACCGACACTCACTTGAATAGCCAATTCACCGGTTAAGTTCTTTTTACTGTCATCCGTTGCAACAATTGTGACAGCGAAAGGACCGACTTCACCGCTGTCAAAATCAGGAGCATCTATAAAGCTTAATTCACCACTTTGTGTGATGCTAAATAAATCACTTGAATTACCCGTAAGTGAAAGTACGATAGCGTCTCCATCGGCATCAGTAGCATTATAGGTGCCAACTGATGTTGTGTTTTCTTCTATCGTTGGGCTACTTGCGCCGGTAACTATTGGTGCGACATTACTTTTTGAACTTCCGCCACAGCCTGCAAGAGCAACAGTGCTCAGTACTAAACTTAATGGTAATATGTGTTTTTTAAAGCTAGTTAACATTTAAAATCCCTTAATTGTGTATTTTATTTTTAAGCTGCGACCCTGCGATGTTCTATTCGCAAGATCTTGGTATTTATCGTTAAATAAATTATTGGCGGCAAAAGATATTCTATGTTTGCCTTTTTTCCAGTTGACTGAAAAATCTGATACGGTGCGGTTGGCTGGATTACCATTACCTACATGACCGTTATTATTTTGAATTCTGTTAATGAGATTGAAGTACAAGTCTTTATCTTTACTTACTTTAAATGACATATTCCATGCGGAATTTACCTTGTATTTCAACGCTACGCTGTACTGTTGATGATATATACCAGGTAGTTTCTTCTTATTAAATGCGACAAATTTTGATGTGGTTTCACTGTCTATAATATTGGCTTGTAGTGCGAAAGATAATTGTGTTAATAATTGATAATTTGTTTGAATTTCAATGCCTAACAAGTCTGCATTACTGACATTTCTATAGCTACCGACATTACTTGAGTTAAAAATGGCGACAATTGAATTTTCTAATTTTTGTTGGTAAATAGATGAAGATATAGACAGACTTTTGTAAAGGTACTGCCCACCCATTGAGAGTGTTTTTGCTTCTTCTGGCAATAAATTATCATTACCCTTAAAGGAGCCTCTATCACCAAATAATTCGTATAATGTCGGTGTTCTCACACCATTACTTAAGTTACTGGTAACTTTTAAATTACCTTGCTTAAAGCTTAACCCGACTTCAGTTGTTTGATAATTATCATTGGCTACAAACTTAGCTGCACTGGATTGATTAATCGCTATGTTTGAATTTTTCTCTTGTAGGTTACTCAACAATGCATACACTTCTATGGGGAGTGACTCGGGTTGCCACTCAATGCGAGAGCCTATGTTGAGTTGTTCTTGTTTTGCTGAAATAT from Colwellia sp. PAMC 20917 includes these protein-coding regions:
- a CDS encoding cobyric acid synthase, whose translation is MKTLMVQGTTSDAGKSTLVAGLCRVFVNLGYKVAPFKPQNMALNSAVTSDGGEIGRAQALQAIAAKIAPRVDFNPILLKPNSDTGAQVIVHGRAISNMEATSYHDYKKVAMDAVLESHHRLAKEFQLLMVEGAGSPAEINLRANDIANMGYAEAVDCPVILVADIDRGGVFAHLVGTLELLSPSEQNRVKGFIINRFRGDINLLTSGLDWLEEKTGKPVLGVLPYLHDLALDAEDAVAIENKVEQAKINIVVPLLPHISNHTDFDTLRLNPEINLRYVKMGERINNCDLVILPGSKNVIFDLQFLKEQDWQSDIERHLRYGGKVFGICGGYQMLGQTISDPEGIESRIEAITGLGLLELTTELTAEKKLAQVSATMTLGSKSCQVKGYEIHCGVSTMTAIDNKTPVPLLFNKSDNQTSDGCVSNDNQIAGTYLHGIFDEGAATQLLVDWLDSNNDIQRTINLDEHREQQLERLANVCQQYLKISAIEDIINNSKTTTP
- a CDS encoding cadherin repeat domain-containing protein, encoding MLTSFKKHILPLSLVLSTVALAGCGGSSKSNVAPIVTGASSPTIEENTTSVGTYNATDADGDAIVLSLTGNSSDLFSITQSGELSFIDAPDFDSGEVGPFAVTIVATDDSKKNLTGELAIQVSVGDVKDTPSFAVVQTVAPDFSGSEVVTLDPITEQVTKGYYIKDASDYTVRSYNKDVFHIGRYNIDSISKYNADALDTEVWSYTTQDTGDSNTRNPYDLVSVNESKAYLLRYGSDKVWIVNPQATQFEDFKLGQLDLSSYIADNNSNGTPNPASATIADGKLFIAMQRLSDSFSPNTAYVAVFDTATDQEIETNADENDNLKGIPLQGLNPLGHSIVSQGDTVYVTTRNSYSSTDLTSSRIEAIATSDYNLSSVLSAADIENNTGAFIGSSVVVSETKGYFVASETFFTPSYYELSTVYIFNPTTGVIANEKVAATGTEQISYIALDAANFLWLSVSNPEKPGVDVINTETNLKAFPRLATELNPSAIAFIE
- a CDS encoding cobalamin-binding protein; translation: MTKRFISFAVISLLLIVIPSKSFAEQSAKRIVALAPHIVEMLFDIGAGDKIVGAVAYSDYPKAALDIPRVGSYHGMQIEKLLALNPDLVIVWKSGNSQSDIDKMKRLGLKIVFSNPVDIADVATELRYFGGLTGHQQQAESVALAYEQRLKKLRLDNKTKQAIPVFYQLWSEPMMTINGTTWINQLIEVCQGVNVFKDNPTPYPKISTENVIVAQPHLMILPDENSDKPQPIIDWQKWPEIPAVKNNKFIHVDADLLHRFSTRMLSGVADMCEKIDQQR